A genomic region of Limnohabitans curvus contains the following coding sequences:
- a CDS encoding rod shape-determining protein gives MFGSFRRYFSTDLAIDLGTANTLIYVRDKGIVLDEPSVVSIRHEGGPQGKKTIQAVGHEAKAMLGKVPGNIEAIRPMKDGVIADFTVTEQMLKQFIKMVHPRSVLKPSPRIIICVPCGSTQVERRAIRESALGAGASEVYLIEEPMAAAIGAGLPVSEASGSMVVDIGGGTTEVGVISLGGMVYKGSVRVGGDKFDEAIINYIRRNYGMLIGEPTAEAIKKQIGSAFPGSEVKEMEVKGRNLSEGVPRSFTISSNEILEALTDPLNNIVSAVKNALEQTPPELGADIAERGMMLTGGGALLRDLDRLLAEETGLPVLVAEDPLTCVVRGCGLALERMERLGSIFTSE, from the coding sequence ATGTTTGGATCTTTTCGTCGGTATTTCTCCACCGATTTGGCGATTGACCTCGGTACCGCCAACACCCTGATTTATGTGCGCGACAAAGGCATCGTGTTGGACGAGCCATCGGTTGTGTCCATTCGCCACGAAGGCGGCCCCCAAGGCAAGAAGACAATTCAAGCCGTCGGCCACGAAGCCAAGGCCATGTTGGGCAAAGTGCCCGGCAACATCGAAGCCATTCGTCCGATGAAAGACGGCGTGATTGCCGACTTCACCGTGACTGAGCAAATGCTCAAGCAGTTCATCAAGATGGTGCACCCACGCTCGGTGTTGAAGCCCAGCCCACGCATCATCATTTGCGTGCCTTGCGGCTCAACCCAAGTCGAGCGTCGCGCCATTCGCGAATCTGCTTTGGGCGCTGGCGCCTCTGAGGTGTATCTCATTGAAGAACCCATGGCCGCCGCCATCGGTGCAGGTTTGCCTGTGTCGGAAGCGTCGGGCTCGATGGTGGTCGACATCGGTGGCGGTACCACCGAAGTGGGCGTCATCTCTTTGGGCGGCATGGTCTACAAAGGCAGCGTGCGCGTGGGTGGCGACAAGTTTGACGAAGCCATCATCAACTACATCCGTCGCAACTACGGCATGTTGATTGGCGAGCCAACCGCTGAAGCCATCAAGAAACAAATCGGTTCTGCATTCCCTGGCTCTGAAGTCAAGGAAATGGAAGTCAAAGGCCGCAACCTCTCAGAAGGCGTGCCACGTTCTTTCACGATCTCGTCGAACGAAATCTTGGAAGCGTTGACCGACCCACTCAACAACATCGTCTCTGCCGTGAAAAACGCGTTGGAGCAAACACCTCCCGAACTGGGCGCAGACATTGCCGAGCGCGGCATGATGCTCACCGGTGGTGGCGCGTTGTTGCGCGACTTGGACCGCTTGTTGGCCGAAGAAACTGGCTTGCCAGTCTTGGTGGCCGAAGACCCCCTCACCTGCGTGGTGCGTGGTTGCGGTTTGGCCCTTGAGCGTATGGAGCGTTTGGGCTCCATCTTCACGAGCGAATAA
- the gatA gene encoding Asp-tRNA(Asn)/Glu-tRNA(Gln) amidotransferase subunit GatA: MTTLHDMGVAQLAQALQTKQVSAVEVATAFLARTGGNPHNAFLDINSEITLAQAQASDARIAAGTAGALEGVPIAHKDVFVTRDFATTAGSKILSGYRSPFDATVVQKLGASELGGAGMVTLGKVNCDEFAMGSANENSAYGAVTNPWNTSRIPGGSSGGSAAAVAARLAPAATGTDTGGSIRQPASFCGITGIKPTYGRASRYGMIAYASSLDQAGPMARSAEDCALLLSAMCGADLDRDSTSLDVPAENFSAKLGDSLQGLRIGIPKEFFGDGLAADVRAAIDAALKTLEAQGAKLVPITLPRTELAIPVYYIIAPAEASSNLSRFDGVKFGHRAKDYTDLVSMYKKTRAEGFGEEVKRRIMTGAYVLSHGYYDAYYLQAQKIRRMIADDFQRAFAECDVIAGPVAPTVAWKLGNNASDPLADYLADIFTLPASLAGLPGMSVPVGFGEGKMPVGLQLIGNYLQEARLLNVAHQYQLATDFHNAKPEGV, translated from the coding sequence ATGACAACTTTGCATGACATGGGCGTGGCCCAACTGGCCCAAGCCCTCCAAACCAAACAAGTGAGCGCGGTCGAAGTGGCCACTGCCTTTTTGGCGCGCACCGGCGGCAACCCGCACAACGCGTTTTTGGACATCAACAGCGAAATCACGCTGGCCCAAGCCCAAGCGAGCGATGCCCGCATTGCCGCTGGAACCGCAGGCGCGCTGGAAGGCGTGCCGATTGCGCACAAAGACGTGTTCGTCACCCGCGATTTCGCCACCACCGCGGGCTCCAAAATTTTGAGCGGCTACCGCTCGCCGTTTGATGCCACCGTGGTGCAAAAACTCGGCGCTTCCGAATTGGGCGGCGCGGGCATGGTCACTTTGGGCAAGGTCAATTGCGACGAGTTCGCGATGGGCTCTGCCAATGAAAACTCAGCCTACGGCGCAGTGACCAACCCGTGGAACACCTCGCGCATCCCCGGCGGCTCATCGGGCGGCAGCGCTGCGGCTGTGGCGGCGCGTTTGGCGCCCGCTGCGACCGGCACAGACACCGGCGGCTCCATTCGCCAACCCGCCAGCTTTTGCGGCATCACCGGCATCAAGCCCACCTATGGCCGCGCTTCGCGCTACGGCATGATTGCCTACGCCTCCAGCCTCGACCAAGCCGGCCCCATGGCCCGCAGCGCCGAAGACTGTGCGTTGTTGCTGTCTGCCATGTGCGGCGCTGACCTCGACCGTGACTCCACCTCGCTCGATGTGCCTGCTGAGAACTTCTCCGCCAAGCTGGGCGACAGCCTGCAAGGCCTGCGCATTGGCATACCCAAAGAGTTTTTTGGCGACGGCCTCGCCGCTGATGTGCGCGCTGCGATTGATGCCGCACTCAAAACGCTTGAAGCCCAAGGCGCCAAGCTCGTGCCCATCACGCTGCCCCGCACCGAGCTGGCCATTCCGGTGTACTACATCATCGCGCCCGCCGAAGCCAGCTCCAACCTGAGCCGCTTTGATGGCGTGAAGTTTGGCCACCGTGCCAAGGACTACACCGACCTGGTGAGCATGTACAAAAAGACCCGCGCCGAAGGCTTTGGCGAAGAGGTGAAACGTCGCATCATGACCGGCGCGTATGTGCTGAGCCACGGCTACTACGACGCGTACTACCTGCAAGCCCAAAAAATTCGCCGCATGATTGCGGACGACTTTCAACGCGCGTTTGCCGAGTGCGATGTGATCGCAGGCCCCGTCGCCCCCACCGTCGCGTGGAAGCTAGGCAACAACGCCAGCGACCCGTTGGCCGACTACTTGGCCGACATCTTCACCCTGCCCGCCTCACTCGCTGGCTTGCCCGGCATGAGCGTGCCTGTGGGCTTTGGCGAAGGCAAGATGCCCGTGGGCCTGCAGCTCATCGGCAACTACTTGCAAGAAGCGCGTTTGCTCAACGTCGCGCACCAGTACCAACTGGCCACAGATTTCCATAACGCCAAGCCGGAGGGCGTTTAA
- the mreD gene encoding rod shape-determining protein MreD: MIMPRGQQLLLPANPMFILFTLLMALFANMVVNISLVGNAAWMPDFLALTLVFWCVHQPRLVGIGVAFFFGVATDVHQSALLGQHALTYTSLGFMAILMHRRLLWFTVPSQAMQVLPMFAVAHALELMVRMMSGALFPGWPIFLAPLLEAVLWPVVSVFLLAPQRRAPNPDANRPL; encoded by the coding sequence ATGATCATGCCCCGTGGCCAGCAGTTGTTGTTGCCTGCTAATCCCATGTTCATTTTGTTCACGCTGTTGATGGCCTTGTTTGCCAACATGGTGGTGAACATCAGTCTCGTTGGCAACGCCGCGTGGATGCCTGATTTCTTGGCTTTGACCCTGGTGTTTTGGTGCGTCCATCAGCCTCGTCTGGTCGGCATTGGCGTGGCTTTCTTTTTTGGCGTGGCCACCGATGTGCATCAATCAGCCTTGCTGGGCCAGCATGCCTTGACGTATACCTCGCTTGGATTCATGGCGATCTTGATGCACCGCCGTTTGTTGTGGTTCACGGTGCCTTCACAGGCCATGCAGGTGTTGCCGATGTTTGCGGTGGCGCACGCGTTGGAGTTGATGGTGCGCATGATGTCGGGTGCGCTGTTTCCCGGTTGGCCTATCTTTTTGGCGCCGCTGTTAGAGGCCGTGTTGTGGCCTGTGGTCAGCGTGTTTTTGTTGGCGCCGCAGCGTCGCGCACCCAATCCTGACGCGAACCGACCGCTATGA
- the gatC gene encoding Asp-tRNA(Asn)/Glu-tRNA(Gln) amidotransferase subunit GatC, which produces MSLNDQDISRIANLARLELQPDEQARMLSKINDFFGIVEQIRAVDTTGIVPMAHPVDAMQGAHIELRLRPDVASEPNQRDLNQRSAPAVERGLFLVPKVIE; this is translated from the coding sequence ATGTCCCTGAACGACCAAGACATCAGCCGCATCGCCAACCTGGCCCGGCTTGAGCTGCAGCCTGACGAACAGGCCCGTATGCTGAGCAAAATTAATGACTTTTTCGGCATCGTCGAGCAGATCCGCGCTGTCGACACCACAGGCATCGTGCCCATGGCCCATCCTGTGGACGCCATGCAAGGCGCGCACATCGAGTTGCGCCTGCGCCCCGATGTGGCCAGCGAGCCCAACCAACGCGACCTGAACCAACGCAGCGCCCCCGCCGTGGAGCGTGGTTTGTTCTTGGTTCCCAAAGTGATTGAGTGA
- the mreC gene encoding rod shape-determining protein MreC, which yields MPLGTLDSSPPAFFKQGPSAVSKLLFFSALSVLLMVADARFGVTQPLRATLSVALYPVQWLAMRPQALAEYSTEYFEARDVAQASEREARQQLLVQARRSGQVEQLALENTQLRELLSLSKRLDTKGQAAEVLYDAADPYTRKLIIDKGMTNGIKASSPVMDEHGILGQVTHVLPLVSEVTLVTDREHSIPVLNTRTGARGVAYGESGGAPLLELRFMATNADIEVGDMLSTSGVDGIYPPGVLVGKVIKVERRAETAFARILCEPVGRVQGARHVMVLEPLSDQLPPRPQIEKQLPFAAQKGGRR from the coding sequence GTGCCACTGGGCACCCTGGACAGCTCCCCTCCGGCCTTCTTCAAGCAAGGCCCGTCCGCCGTCTCCAAATTACTTTTCTTCAGCGCCTTGTCGGTGCTGTTGATGGTGGCCGACGCGCGGTTTGGGGTGACGCAGCCTTTGCGTGCCACCTTGTCTGTGGCGCTGTATCCGGTGCAGTGGCTGGCCATGCGCCCGCAGGCATTGGCCGAATATTCCACGGAATATTTTGAAGCGCGTGATGTGGCGCAAGCTTCCGAGCGCGAGGCACGCCAGCAGCTGCTGGTGCAAGCCCGTCGCTCAGGCCAAGTAGAGCAGCTGGCCCTGGAAAACACACAGCTGCGCGAGCTGTTGAGTTTGAGCAAGCGCTTGGACACCAAAGGCCAAGCCGCCGAGGTCTTGTACGACGCTGCTGACCCTTACACCCGCAAGCTCATCATCGACAAAGGCATGACCAACGGCATCAAAGCCAGTTCACCGGTGATGGATGAGCACGGCATCTTGGGCCAAGTCACGCATGTGTTGCCACTCGTCAGCGAAGTGACCTTGGTCACCGATCGTGAACACTCGATTCCTGTGCTCAATACCCGCACCGGTGCGCGTGGTGTGGCGTATGGCGAATCGGGCGGCGCGCCTTTGTTGGAGCTGCGTTTCATGGCGACCAATGCCGACATTGAAGTGGGCGATATGTTGTCGACCAGTGGCGTGGACGGCATTTACCCGCCTGGGGTGTTGGTCGGAAAAGTCATCAAGGTCGAGCGCCGTGCCGAAACTGCGTTTGCGCGCATTTTGTGCGAGCCCGTGGGGCGCGTGCAGGGGGCGCGCCATGTGATGGTGCTGGAGCCTTTGAGTGACCAATTGCCACCACGTCCACAAATTGAAAAGCAACTCCCGTTTGCTGCGCAAAAGGGAGGTCGCCGATGA